The genomic interval TTTCCACCCTAAAATACTTTGCTGCTTGACATTGGAATGTAGAAAGAATATGCTGCTTTTGTGCTTCACAGGTTGATACAATGATAAAGACAGATCCCAGGATCAAAGCAAAATTCTCTGGTTACCCTTTCTagtctaattaaaatttttaggaAGTGTAGCTTTCTATTAGGTTTTTCATGCCAAACATGGAAAATCTATGTATCTTTCCTTCCGGTTACTATGTGCCTGGCCAGATTGTTTCATGCTGTTAGCATCCAGGTTGCTGGTACAGTGTATGAAATTTTCTTGCATGGATTTTGCAGTGGGCATACATcctattcagtttttaaaacaagTGCAGCAAGTTTTAAAGCAAGtccacagacttttttttctccaCCTTTTCTTTTATATTGGACTTATATAGGTAGTAACAAATATGTTCAGTGTTCtagaaatatttgtatatggGGTCTATTTGAAGACTGACTAGCTGTTGCTAGGTAGACATAACAGGAAAGGAATCAGTAGGAAATTTGCCACTTACAAACCTTATCTGTGCATGTCTGCTTTAAAGGCTAACTTAATTATTAAAGGCCTGTGACTCACTTGAGTTAAGTCTTTCTGCCCCCCTGCAAATAGTAGTTAAATGTCTATACCGGAGAACAAGAGGTACAGGGCCACAATGGTGATCCTGATGGGGGACCTCGAGTCCTGCTTGATAGAGCTCAGAGTCGATGTTGGTCCGTGAAAATATTTGCTCAGTCTTCATTCTCAGGAAAAAGTGATGAAATGTAAACTGATGAATGCAGTGATAGGATCTTTAATAGAGGCTATAGCCAAGTACAAGTAAGTCGTTTAGAAAGATAAGTGTATAGAAAGCTAAAGTTTGACAAATTAATTGTTGTTCCCTGCTGAAGgaacattctgttttctttcctgcaGTGGCCACTGACCTCTGGCTATGTCTATGGGGGTGCCTGCTTAAGCAGACAACCCAGGGCTGTTCAGATTTCTGGGTAACCTCTGACTGCCATGTTCAGAGTCTTGCTGATTTACTGAATAGATTAAGATGCTTTCCAGAGATTGGGCCAGCTTGATAGGCTTTCTTTGTCTTAGTTGCTCCTCCCTCAGAGCTTGCCTCAAATCATCCTCTTCAGGGAAAATTTCCCCCAATAATCCCATGGAACCTGGTGTGGTCTGTACTGTCTTTGAATTCCTGTGGCATTCTAATACTGTTAAGAGCTAGATATCATACTGTTCTCTTATTTGGTTCTCTGGCATTGTGTGAGTGTACATTTGCCTTCCCAATTAAATTATCCCACCAATTCAATTTGCAGagtgttttcaaaagaaatattttatcatctCATTTGATATTCACAAAAGTCCTCTGAGAGAGGTACAGCAGGAGCCTCTGTCTACAGATGAGCTGAGTCACAGAGTCAGATATACATGAAGCCTTTGCTTCGACTGCAGTGCACTGAGATGGACAGAGGGGAATACAGGTTGAGTAGtgtttatctgaaatgcttgagaccagaagtgtttcatatttcagatttttttaaatttttaaatatttgcattatatttactggttgagcatcccaaatctgtaAGCCTGAAATGCTCATTGGAGTGTCATGTTGGTGCTCCTGAAATTTTGGATttgggagcattttggatttcaggttTTGGGATTTGGGATGTTCAACCTGTAATAAGTATAATACACAATGCTTGTTGTAGAAGCTTACATCCTGGCTACAGAGGGAAGGTGTATATAGTTACCCCAAATTGTGACTTTATTTAGTGGAAATATGGGAAAACAGAATTGTTATTGGGATAGGGAAAGCGTCTGGGGTAGAAGGATCATATAAGTGCTAGATCCCAACAGATGGGTAAGACTTGGACAGAATGTGACACATCCTTGTCAGGGAGACAACTGTCAGAGCAAAAGAAATATGGAAGTATGAACTGTGTTTTGACAGGAGGAAGTAGGGCCGTTTGTCTGTAGTTGAGGAGTGTGTttagagaaataggaaaaacaggTCAGAAACTCAGGATGGAATCAAATAATGGAGGACTTATGCCAGACCACGTTGGGCTATGAATGCATTTAAGGATGGGAGTGATGGTGATAAAGGTGGTGGACGTGCACCAGTGAGTGATGAGGATGAGAAGGGTTGAGGGACTGCTGCAGACGCTACCTGATAGGGGCCTGAACAGGGATGATTAGGGCGGGAGGAAGAAGAGATGCAGATGTGAGAAAGATTGTGAAAGGACAAAAGGCAGCCCCAGTCAAATAATGGGATGGTGGTAGGGTTTTGTAGAGTGGTAGAGACTTGAAAAGATGCTAGAACATCATTTTATGAAACGATAACGTATTTCTAGAAGGGCATATTTGCAGTGATATACTGATAGGGAGGATACAGAAGGCATTTGGTTACATTCACAAGTATACATTGTGACCGACTCTTTGGCTTCTGTTACGTCCTTCATAGCAATCAACACAGGCCACTTGGTAAATACTGCTGGCTTCAGTAATGGGATTCTTTTAGTTGGCTTGTAATAACTTAGATGAAGGTAGGCTGAACCTTACCTGCCGTGTAAACCTTAAACTGTGGTAATAGTAAAAGACAATGGGCaaggaatatttaaaatacttatggAAACAAATGGTTTTTAAGTACTGTCAGGAGCTTGAGAAACATCCATTTATAACCAAACAATTGAGAAGctcattaaaaatagtttttagccATTTATTGCAAAGCTTCTCTAACTACTTTTATTGAAATACCCTTTGAAATTTGCTAAGTATATTAAAAGTGATCGTTTCTTTGAAATTTTCAGTATTTGACACTGATAACATTAGTAAAAGAGATTTCTTATATATGAATAAAGAGGATTTCGTATTTTAACAGCATTGATTGCCCaagtattattttgaaaagtaaatgcAATGCTATACGTATATAACTGGTATCTTGAAGATTGTTTTATGAACCTTATCAATTCTTATATTTGATCAAAATTCATTGTGTTTAGGAATTCCAAGGACTATTTAAAAAAgcacaacaaaaaccaaacaaaggtATAACTTTTCCACACAGATTCAGTGCTAGATTTACTCTTGTGTCTATATTCGTACTTCATTtgttcaaaaagtatttattgaaaatttcATACTATGTACAAGCAGTAGATGCTAGGGATACAGAGATGAGTAAGACTGTGAGTAGTACCAAGTCCATATAGGTTTCTAGCTAGAAACCTGAGCATCACCCTAGTAAATGGTTCCTAAGTGTATTATTCCCAAGACCAGAAGCATCAGCACGATCTGAGAACATGGAGGTGCGGCTCAGCAATCTGTTCCTGCAAGTTCTCCTAAGTGATTCTGATACAAGTTTAAAGGTTGAAAGCCACAGAATTTTAACGTGGGCTTCCATGGAGATAACTGCATTTCAGTATTATTATAATCAGTATTGTATTATATGCTGCATTTCAGgtatatatatagtttctatatattttatgcatttaaaaacattttgaggaGAATGTATAGGCCTTACTAGACTCATCCTCTCCACTGTAGCCAAAGAGACCATCCTTATGTGCTAATCATTTAAATCCTTAAAATCATTGTCATTGGTCACACGGGATCAAGTCCAAATCCTTTAGGATGGCTTGCAAGGTGTTTTCATGGCCTGGCCCTTGTTTGCTTTTCCAAGATCTCCTCCTATGCTTTTCAGACATGCCCTGTGCTGTAGCCTTAGTGGAAGTCATGCCACACTTCCTTGATTATACCAGGACACCCAAATCTGTGCATTGACAGCTCTCTCCATCTGAAGTATCACTCTGTTTCTGCCTTCCCTGGTAAACTTCTGTTCATGCTTTTGGTCTGTAACCAGATGTTCATCAGCATCCCAGGGGAGAGTTAGGGTGCTCTAATCCCTGAACTGTCAGTTTCCCTTACATTATCtccaaataattattataaaaattatttgactatagatttcctattttaaaaatctttgataCTAAATGAAGATCTTGCAAATGGATTACATAGGTATATAGTTGCTACAGagtggtgctttttttttttttaaacccttaaAATGTTCATACCTCTGGAGAGGAAGCCAATAGCTGGCATAGAATCTGGCCAACAGTGTACCATGTCCAGGGCAGGAAGGGGAAAATGACGTCTCCCATGGCCGCTACAAGGTGGGTATTGGATAAGCACTCTGTAATTATTCTCATTGCTTGGTTGCCAGGCCGTTGGAGGCCAAAACACATTTGAGGTTTTGTGGTTTGAGCTGTTATCCTCCCACAATACTGTGAGCTGCTCTCAAATGACGGGAAAGAAAGATGACTAGGGCTCAACCACAgtgaataacttaaaaaaaatttgagcCTCACCTCCCAATATAAAAGTCATACATACTCATAGAAATCTAGGAAGATAGGAAGAAGTATGAAGGAGAAAAATTACATGTTTCCCTGTCTGCTAATGAAGATAACATTAAAAGAActttttttcatgtatgtttttaacttttaaaatcaagCTATATGTAATTTTACAATCTGATTTCCTTTTTATACTATAAACTTGTCTCATAAATTCTCAATACATATTTTAGTAGTTACATgatattttattgaattaatttGTCTTTGCTTATATATTCTGATATGAAAGGTTAAGGTGgttgtccattttctttctttgtaaataaaaCTACCTTGAATACATAGTGAATAATTTGTGTGGGTGTGGTTTTTTGTTAGTCTTTTAGCCAAGTATATAATTAAGTATGTCAGTAATTTCTCCTgaacttcatttatttaacattaatcaaatatttattgagcactagaATAATGCTGGGTAGCACATCCTTACACAAGAATGTAGAGAGTCTCCAGATCTGCTATTTGTGAATACTACATCATAGAAAGTAGCATTTGAACAATTTTATGTGGCTTTTGTCTCTGTTATAGAATGTCATCTTGGTAAGATAAGAAAAGAGCAGACTTTAGCTTTCTGGTTCACTAACCAAGTGTTTAAACATGAATACAGTTTATAATTCTTCAATTCCATACCATTTTTAGCAAATTATAATATAACCccaatgtgatatttttcttttcattacttctaagaaatgcaaacatttttataGATTGTTCATGAAATTACATCTCATAATTGGCCGCTAACTTTCACATATGTAGTTCTTTTAGACTGAGAAGGATGAAGGAGGACTGAAGAGAGAACTAATTTTTACAGTGTCTGTGTGCTGAACAGAGTGCGAGGGAGGCCATCCTGAGAGTTTGGTGTTGAGATTCCCGTTAtagagatgaagaagctgaggctcagcAAAGTACAATTTCAAGGTTGAGTAGGTTGGGTAAGAGACTCTAGTGTGTCAgcctccaaagcccatgctctgtTACATCTAGGGGTCTCGAGGTCTGCGAGCCCCGTGAAAACAAACTGGGCTATGATTCCTGTGTGGAATGATGTCATAATTCTAGAATTTTGCTGTCCACATAtggctctttatttttaaatttaaactaattaagtgtaaataaaattaaaaacttaatagTTTCTCTACTGCACTATATACACTGTTCAGTGCTCGGTTGTCACATGTAGCAAGTGGCTGTAGCAAGTGGCTGTCACATTGGATCGTGCAGATTTAGAGCATCTCCATTATCACAGAAAGTTCTTTTGGATGATGACAGGCTGCCTCTGGAAAAGTCCTTAAATACTACTCTCCTTTACCTTCATTAGCAGAATCACTGACAAACTCAAATACTTCCCTGGGACTCTGACTCACATCTTTTGAACTCTGGGGTCCACACTGTCCACAGTCTGGGACTCCTGActgaaggaggggaggagaattTGAATAACCCACTGGTTGGTGATTGCAGCAGAACCATATACTAGTTTATATGGAATATTACCCAAAAACATTTCTTTGACTATGACAGGCCTTGAGAAAAGTAgtgatttctgtttctttacatGAGAATGCTATGAACTCTGTATTTCCAGGTGCAAGTTACTTTTTTCACATATTCTTAATATTTACTcaacacccatttttttttttctttgtttcaagttTTAATCAAAGCTTTTATATAAGATTACTTTATTCCTGCATCTTCTCAATAGTTTCTTCCTTGTAtttgcccttttcctttcctacttGGCGAGACTTGGCTTTCCGTTCAAGGATCTTTTTGCGGTCTTTGTCCAGTTTTAGCCTAGTGATAACTACCTTGCTGGGGTGGATGCCTACATGGACAGTTGTGCCATTAGCCTTTTCCCGCTGCACCCGTTCAATGTAGATAACATATTTCTTCCTGTAAACCTGGACTACTTTGCCAATTTGCTGACCTTTATAGTGTCCTCGTACAACCTGAACTTCATCATCCTTTCGGATGGGCATAGATCGCACGTTGTACTTCTGTCTCAGCTCTTTGGAAAGAGGGGAAGACATAATCTTCCTGCGAATGTGGGAAGGTGCATTGAAATGCCTTTTGCGATTCTTGCTTCGGTCGGAAGTCACAAAgggattaaatttcattttggcCGCTCCCGCTTCGGTGATGGCCGCAAAAGGGAAAAGAAGCTCAACACCCATTTTTAATTCAGTTGTGGAAGGGTAAACCAAAATGGGGAGGAATTAGTGGGAATCAAAATTCAGGGTATATATACTCTGATGCATTTTGAACATATTAAACTAATCCTTAGTAGTCTCCTCAGGAAATTTTAATGATACAGGGAATAGACTAAGGACTTCTTTTGGGGATACATAAAAGAGATTTTAACCTACTGTGTATATATTTGGTTATGGCTTTTAAAAGTAGTTGTGGAAAACAGGTCACTTTGATGGGTTAAACAGTATCACGTAAAAGAAAAAGCACTATGCTGCTGATCTCTAAAAagccatttaacctctctgagctttatcAATTTTCttgtcagtttcttcatcaataaATTCGAATAATAACATCTTCCTTGCTTGTCAAAGTCAATAGAGACTCAATGATATCATGAATATGGAAGTGTTTGGGAAACTACCAGTGAGTCATGTGCTGTGCATATGTCGATGTGATGTTGTTTTGTTGATCCTCTCTTTTCTGTACCTGTTTTAAATCTGAAGAACAGCAAGGTATTGTGTCAGGCCAGAGCTCCTGAAGAATGCTCCCTGCTATTGCATGCCTATGGCCTGGCTGAAGTTGCAGTGCAGGATCTTGTTCTTTCTAAAGGGGCAGTAGTAATGAGATTGACGTAATGAAAAATACCTTGAGTAGGAGAAGTTCTTGATGCCATGGGCTGCATGAACTGTCTTCCCTTTGTCAACCCCAAGCCAGTGTTCCTGGGAGATGAAAGAGTCTTTATCTCATGGAGGAAAACATATCAGTGTCTGTCTTGGTAGATCTGTAGCAGAGGACAGTTGTCTTGATATATTGTAGACTGTACTGTAGGTATCAGCTGCCATCCTGATTCAACAAGGGAGAAGGAAGTTGTCTAATACCTGTGAAGCGTGGAAGGACATTGTGACAAATGTAAAACATCACTGTAGAACTTCACATTAATCTGTATTTCAGAAAGCAAGTGCCAAGAAAAAGGAGTCAAACAATGTCTAAGTAGCATGGAGTCGTGCTCTTAGTTGTGAAAGCAGCAGTCTCTTGTTCAGTGGTTATTGTAATTCTCAGACCTATGCTTTCTTCAAGTATGTTGTTTAAAGGTTATTTATTCTTTTCACCTAAaaacgtatttttaaaaaccaacagtacagtagcttatgcctgtagtcccagtactttgagaggccaataagaaataaaaatatgagctggacatggtggcaaatactcgtggtcccagctactcaggagaccgaagtgggaggatcgcttaagcctgggaggtcaaggttgcagtgagcccacatcaagccactgtactctagcctgggtaacagagttagaccctgtccaacaataacaacaacaaaaattgctACATCATTGTTTGTACAAGAAGTTTGCCATTCTGTCGTAGTTGTCCATTTTTTATGattgctagcttttttttttttttttttttgagacggagtctcgctctgtcgcccaggctggagtgcagtggccggatcttggctcactgcaagctccgcctcccaggtttacaccattctcctgcctcagcctccccagtagctgggactacaggcgcccgccacctcacccggctagtttttttgtattttttagtagagacggggtttcaccgtgttagccaggatggtctcgatctcctgacctggtgatccgcccgtctcggcctcccaaagtgctgggattacaggcttgagccactgcgcccggcctgattgcTAGCTTTTAACTTAGAGGCTGACGTTGCGGAAATATTGCTACTTTCTATCCTCTGAAGTACCTGGTGTGATGCCTTGCACACATTGCTTGCTTGTTCAATAACTGGGCTTGGTAGAAATTGGAGGGTGATCCTTTTGTTTCGCTAGGACAATGTGTCCTTCTTACACATCCCACATTCTATATTGGAATTGGCAATTAATTTTCTAGTTGGAATAATGTTATAAATAATGGGTTGGTTCCCAGAATGGTCCACCAAATTAACCCATAATATGGCTTAGCTCATGAAGAAATATACATGATGGAGAAACAAACAACTGACTTAGAGCTAAATTTTACACAGCTAAAAACTTAAATTGATAAGCTGGGAACTgcctatcattttaaaaatataatttcagattattattatatttgtccaatttaaagttatttcttaCATCTCCAAGTATGAGCCTCCTCCCTTCATAGGAACATTAACCTTAAATCTAAAGTGTAGCAGCTGGTGGACGTGgaactaaatttaattttgtctACTTATATGTCAAAGTTGTGCCGACTATTAAAAACACTGAGATTTTAGTATTTTCCTTCcacttaaatgtattttttaaatggctatttaaaaaggttcaatatgcattttaaattaccatttacAATGGTGTTCTTTGATTCATTTACACTGGTTTTTCTTTGTCATAAAGAGAATTACTTAAAAACTCAGCAAGTCAGTACATCATGGTGGTAACAAAGGCTTAAGTCTAAGAATTTATTGTgctgcattctgcaaaggtaaatACAATTTGTTGTAAAATAATATTGAGATATGAGACTATGATATATTACTCATTTGCCATTCCAAACTTTGTCGTCTGCAATTTACTTTTGAAAGTGACAGTGCCATTCTGTGTGACCACTGATCCTATTTGTTACATGTATTTGAAATGGttaaacacaaaaatatgtttaaatttttattacatgATAGATTATACCTTTACTCTTACAGGCTCTTAGTTTgaagaaatgttcattttttttttcacattttactaCTTAAGATATGTTTGTTGGCTTAGTGTGTGGAAATTATAAATGTACTCTTAATAATCAAGACTTTAGACTgtatgcggtggctcaagcctataatctcagtgctttgggaggctgaggcaggaggattacttgagaccaggagtttgaaaccagcatcagcaacatagagagacccccatctctacaaaaacaaacaaacaaacaaacaaacaaaaaagtcaagaaatcCAGACTTTAGTATGTTTTGAGTGGTGGATGAGTTTATTTTTGGGATTTAAAATCTATGGCAGAGACATTTTACTGCATATAccctttttgttcattttcagttGAATCAAGGAAATAGAAACCTTCTCAGTGCTGCAAGCTAAGAATTGCTGTGCACATTGCCTGCCTGTTGGACTCTGTGACTTGTACCCCATCACACCACAGAGCTGTATCTTTAGGAGGCGTGCTGTGTGGCATGTGGGTCCAATTATCATCACCATGACTATTTCATTTGATGGGAAATCTGTAGTAAATCAAGAATATTAAGTCTGTTTGTTAATATTGAAGTCCTTAGCAGCCAGCTGTGCTGAAACTGTTTGTTGCTTATATTTATAGATGAGTTGAATGCTAATACTCTCTGTCGTGGAATGGTCTTATTGTCCATTTTCTGAGCTTGTTACATAGTAAAtggaagaattattttttcttcagcttctctaaaattaaagttgagcatgTGCCTTTATGTAAGTATTCTTTTATGAATagagcatttgagaaaacagcattcattattcatttgtatgtcttttaatgaattttaggtttttttttctctctgtctcaaatGCAACTAAGCATCAAGTTATTGCGTATTAGCTTCAGTGAGCTAgaattagtgtgtgtgtgtgtgtgtgtgtgtgtatgtgtgtttaaataGCAGTTTGGTGCTTTAGTTAAAGATACATGGTTCTACATTCTGCTTTTGTGTGGCTGCTCTTCCTTTCCCTCATGCTGAATCTAAAGCCAGatacaagttttttgtttttttggtcatCAGATTTCTGTAGGTGATTGGGTCATTATTAATCTTCATGTTAatgtgtgcctttttttttttcccccacatctCTACTTCTTGCTGAACTTTTCTCATTATTGAAAAGAGACattcatttaaattaaacaaaaacaacgGAGCTCTCTGAAAGAAATGCATTCAGAGACCCACAATAGCAGAACTTCGTGTTTGCCAGATTTAACCTCAGTATCGAAATGCAATGGGGGAAAGATGTACCACTACAGCATATGACTCAGAGATGCTTATGGGCGACAAGCTCTAGACCCAGTGGTATCCCTCTGAATTTCCACAGTGCCTGCCTTCACAGCGAACTAAAATTTAAATGGACTGTTTCTTACCCTAGCTGTGTGACAACTGAGGTGCTGTGGGTATGCCCCTGAGTCACTCTCCTTTTTACTGCTACTATCTATCATATCTGGAGCATTCAGTTTTTTAGTTAGGTGCTGTATGGAGTACCTAACATGCATGATTTTACTGGCTTCCTACAGATCTATGAGGTAGATGTTGTTACTGTTGCCATTctatacatgaggaaactgaagctgcaAGAGGCTAATGTAGCTACTGAAGATGGGCCACCAACTCCGGGTTGGATGCCAAAGCCCTAGGCGTTAACCACTAAATTGCCCCAGCTGTAGGTATAAATCCTCCCCCTTGTAAAACTGCTTCAGAGCTGTGTATTACATCATATCTCCTAGGAACTGGCTCCAGGGTGTGATAAAAGTATACAGAATTAAGTTACTTCTCCTATCATGGAAAGTcacttgttttatgtttgttgtgCTGAGTGGAGATAAGGAAATGCTGCTCACCTTCCACTTAATAACCAGAAAACTCATCCTTAGGAGATGCTTGTGgcttaaacaaacaaaccttcGCGAGTCTTTTAGCATCCCCATTCTGGTTGGGGCCAAGTAGTATCTTGTAATTAAGCTATGGGGATTATGTTGCTCTTGCTGATGTTTCCAAGAACGTGGGTAGGAAATGGTGTCTGATGTATAGAAGTCCTGAGAAGGGACCATGGTTTCACATTGGGACTTTTTAAGTTTTGGGGAGGTTGAGGATGGTGTTTATTAAGTCACCTTGGCGCTTAGCTGTGAGGACTGCTGGAGTGGAGGGCTTGGAGCTGtaataaaaactggaagaaaaggaTGGCAATGGATGAGCTGAGCAGATGTTGAAGCCACCTCGGGGAAGATCTGTGAATGGGATTAGGATGCTGAACAGTCCAAACCTCAAGAGGTTTGCAAGGCAGACAAGGATTGACTTGCTTTTGAATAGGTGGACTTTGTCTCAGTGTTTGAAGAAAATAACTTGACACAGGACTACGTGTGAGGGTAAAGCAAGACAGGATGAGGTGATCTCCAAGTATGAGGGGCATAGACAGAATCGGCAGACTCAAAGAGCTTGGAGCGGGGTGTTGGCAGACAAGTGCTCATTCTTGATGGATGTTTCATTGATTAAGTTGAGGCTGTACCTGTAAATTACCTAGTCATT from Rhinopithecus roxellana isolate Shanxi Qingling chromosome 6, ASM756505v1, whole genome shotgun sequence carries:
- the LOC115898288 gene encoding 60S ribosomal protein L26, yielding MKFNPFVTSDRSKNRKRHFNAPSHIRRKIMSSPLSKELRQKYNVRSMPIRKDDEVQVVRGHYKGQQIGKVVQVYRKKYVIYIERVQREKANGTTVHVGIHPSKVVITRLKLDKDRKKILERKAKSRQVGKEKGKYKEETIEKMQE